From the genome of Geminocystis herdmanii PCC 6308, one region includes:
- a CDS encoding putative toxin-antitoxin system toxin component, PIN family has protein sequence MKILSELIDVLSRQKFDRYLSRDIREDFLAGLSVEAEIIEINEKIEICRDSNDNKFLELAVNGNATHIITGDKDLLELHPFQGIPVLTPRQFLQFIAEIN, from the coding sequence ATGAAAATTTTATCAGAACTAATTGATGTATTGAGTCGTCAAAAATTCGATCGTTATCTTTCCAGAGATATTCGTGAGGATTTTCTAGCTGGTTTATCTGTAGAAGCAGAAATTATAGAAATTAATGAAAAAATAGAGATTTGTCGAGATTCCAACGATAATAAATTTTTAGAGTTAGCAGTTAATGGAAATGCAACGCATATTATAACGGGGGATAAAGACTTGTTAGAATTGCATCCGTTTCAAGGTATTCCTGTTTTAACACCAAGACAATTTTTACAATTTATTGCAGAAATCAACTAA
- a CDS encoding LlaJI family restriction endonuclease has product MFNFSNLIINKNNQDNFVGIRRYTLTGQFEFCLPLGFDDFPEDNFECIKNLFFSLYRTFRKFEKDNINNEKFKLNQSEYQKNQDETILGKNGVTLINEQEESCIIYSKIRMIEQVLNAYDPLAIQSILQKERRTDKVNYSCIDKYLHRAIYLDDDVIFIDKMDLPSPTLHYQSTDIVTFFCYILSEIIKELQEDVSENIKNNLKDIHFLGEQFKNNYLTDNQSIFSEETSAETIKILKTILEIIDENTYYKDNDYWEIYEAIELFLYGDIDPQSEDGEYWGVKGFSFVWEDMCNTYFFKKSFQDIVYADADICLKNYRNEVRKDLDVNRVGNYCLSNKDENNLIWIYTVKSSNNKDTWQDLLCIEYDLSLKILDNTNNLNTIKQGKLLRRFLRPDLVLKNLDRIKIYDYKYVDIEFYENNCHKNLCNTAKKYRIDLIKQMTYELALQSIPKMIVEDNAFLIPYYITNNNLLFEVGEIKITEGIKIYHTNFSIIQKSYIEENL; this is encoded by the coding sequence ATGTTTAATTTTTCTAATTTGATTATCAACAAAAATAATCAAGATAACTTTGTAGGTATTCGCAGATATACATTAACAGGACAATTTGAATTTTGTCTTCCTCTCGGATTTGATGATTTTCCTGAAGATAATTTTGAATGTATTAAAAATTTATTTTTTTCTCTTTATCGAACTTTTCGTAAATTTGAAAAAGACAATATTAATAACGAAAAGTTTAAATTAAATCAATCAGAATATCAAAAGAATCAAGATGAAACCATTTTAGGAAAAAATGGAGTTACTCTTATTAATGAGCAAGAAGAATCTTGTATTATTTACAGTAAAATAAGAATGATTGAACAAGTCTTAAATGCTTATGACCCACTTGCTATTCAGTCAATATTACAAAAAGAAAGACGAACAGACAAAGTTAACTATAGCTGTATTGACAAATATTTGCATAGGGCAATTTATTTAGATGATGATGTAATTTTTATTGATAAAATGGATTTACCCAGTCCTACTTTACATTACCAAAGTACTGATATTGTTACCTTTTTTTGTTATATTCTTAGTGAAATTATAAAAGAATTACAAGAAGATGTATCAGAAAATATAAAAAATAATCTTAAAGATATTCATTTTTTAGGTGAACAATTTAAAAATAATTATCTAACAGATAATCAATCTATTTTTAGTGAAGAAACATCTGCGGAAACCATTAAAATTCTCAAAACAATATTAGAAATTATTGATGAAAATACTTATTATAAAGATAATGATTATTGGGAAATATATGAAGCAATAGAACTATTTTTATATGGTGATATAGATCCTCAAAGTGAAGATGGAGAATATTGGGGAGTAAAAGGATTTTCTTTTGTGTGGGAAGATATGTGTAATACATATTTTTTTAAAAAGAGTTTTCAAGATATTGTTTATGCTGATGCTGATATATGTCTAAAAAACTATCGGAATGAAGTCAGAAAAGATTTAGATGTGAATCGAGTAGGAAACTATTGTCTTTCTAACAAAGATGAAAATAATCTTATTTGGATTTATACAGTTAAATCTTCAAATAACAAAGATACATGGCAGGATTTATTATGTATAGAATATGATTTGAGTTTAAAAATTTTAGACAATACAAATAATTTAAACACTATAAAACAAGGAAAATTATTAAGACGTTTTCTGCGACCTGATTTAGTTTTGAAAAATTTAGATCGGATCAAAATTTATGATTATAAATATGTAGATATAGAATTTTATGAAAATAATTGTCATAAAAACTTATGTAATACAGCCAAAAAGTATAGAATTGATTTAATCAAACAAATGACTTACGAATTAGCTTTACAATCAATTCCTAAAATGATTGTCGAAGATAACGCTTTTCTTATTCCATATTATATAACAAATAATAATTTATTATTTGAGGTGGGGGAAATTAAAATAACAGAAGGAATAAAAATATATCATACTAACTTTAGTATAATTCAAAAATCTTACATTGAAGAAAATTTATGA
- a CDS encoding restriction endonuclease, translating to MKVGKRQVGKRQLYILQHQIITLMSIDNLIIPKELNIQKSETPENIIKTVFHPEYTYGDFMGKLVPLTRGDKVEYRYYEGHFLKALSRAYKNFLEAHNKHGEKLSDIKNVVLVIDEINRGNSSAIFGTVFQLLDRDKDGWSSYELNITEIEFLTLLELIGVKLSYDNKGNLEGYHLPPYTSEAVKNLESLQKKINFLQFNLVERIIKIPPNLSILATMNTSDNSIYFMDSAFKRRWDWEFIDWNDDCQMPKPKYGSANDDEYGYLTELEWKELVKGINQFIKDHHQSIRGIEDKQIGYFFIKERPISSELIRNKLMFFLWDSVFNRDKKPLIRLLDIDSEDLITFGDFTRQHNNFLKKIQLKYELNIKQDSRIRHSILTSK from the coding sequence GTGAAGGTAGGCAAAAGGCAAGTAGGCAAGAGGCAACTATACATTTTGCAACATCAGATTATAACCTTGATGAGTATAGATAATCTGATTATTCCTAAAGAATTAAATATTCAAAAAAGCGAAACCCCAGAAAATATAATCAAAACAGTATTTCATCCTGAATATACTTATGGTGATTTTATGGGTAAACTTGTTCCCCTTACACGAGGTGATAAGGTTGAATATAGATATTATGAAGGTCATTTCCTAAAAGCATTGTCAAGAGCTTATAAAAATTTTTTGGAAGCTCATAATAAACACGGGGAAAAGCTCTCAGATATAAAAAATGTTGTATTGGTAATAGATGAGATAAATAGAGGTAATTCTTCTGCCATATTTGGCACTGTATTTCAACTTTTAGATAGAGATAAAGATGGTTGGTCTAGCTATGAACTTAATATTACCGAAATTGAGTTTTTAACGTTATTAGAATTAATTGGGGTTAAATTATCCTATGACAATAAAGGTAATTTAGAAGGGTATCATTTGCCACCCTATACTTCAGAAGCCGTCAAAAACCTTGAGAGTCTGCAAAAAAAAATCAACTTTCTTCAATTTAATCTTGTTGAAAGAATTATCAAAATCCCTCCTAACTTGTCAATACTAGCAACCATGAATACTTCAGACAACTCTATTTATTTTATGGATAGTGCCTTTAAAAGAAGATGGGATTGGGAATTTATTGATTGGAATGATGACTGTCAAATGCCAAAACCTAAATATGGAAGTGCTAATGACGATGAATATGGCTATTTAACAGAACTAGAATGGAAAGAATTAGTTAAAGGAATAAATCAATTTATTAAGGATCATCATCAATCTATCAGAGGCATCGAAGATAAGCAAATAGGGTATTTTTTTATAAAAGAACGCCCTATTTCTTCAGAGTTAATAAGAAATAAATTAATGTTTTTTTTATGGGATAGTGTCTTTAATAGGGACAAAAAACCTTTAATACGTTTATTAGATATTGATTCTGAAGATTTAATAACTTTTGGTGACTTTACTAGACAACATAATAATTTCCTCAAAAAAATACAGCTTAAGTATGAGTTAAATATTAAGCAAGATTCCAGAATACGTCATAGTATTTTAACAAGTAAATAA